A section of the Bacillus sp. HSf4 genome encodes:
- a CDS encoding biotin transporter BioY: MHVKDMVFISLSTAIMAVLGFFPPVMLPFTPVPITMQTIGVMLSGGINKPKNAGLSLIVFLLLVASGMPILAGGRGGIGVFTSPSAGFLLAYPAAAFFIALAVGRLSVLHFRHLFLIHLLFGILFIYAVGVPVQAFLMNISLQKALTFCLVYVPGDLLKSAIAAYLVLKLRKAMQIKRQGI; encoded by the coding sequence ATGCATGTAAAAGATATGGTTTTCATTTCACTTAGCACGGCGATTATGGCGGTTCTCGGTTTTTTTCCCCCGGTCATGCTGCCGTTTACACCCGTCCCGATCACAATGCAGACGATCGGTGTCATGCTTAGCGGCGGCATCAACAAACCGAAAAACGCCGGGCTCAGTCTCATCGTCTTTTTGCTGCTTGTTGCAAGCGGTATGCCGATTCTTGCGGGAGGCCGGGGCGGAATCGGTGTCTTTACAAGTCCGAGCGCAGGCTTCCTGCTGGCCTATCCCGCCGCAGCTTTCTTCATCGCTTTAGCCGTCGGGAGGCTGTCTGTTCTGCATTTCAGACACCTTTTTTTGATTCACCTTTTATTTGGCATTCTCTTTATCTATGCAGTTGGCGTACCTGTTCAGGCCTTTCTGATGAACATTTCTCTTCAAAAAGCGCTGACGTTCTGCCTGGTCTATGTTCCCGGTGATCTGTTAAAGTCGGCCATTGCGGCTTATCTCGTGCTAAAATTAAGAAAAGCGATGCAGATCAAGAGACAAGGAATATAG
- a CDS encoding globin-coupled sensor protein: MLFKKDRKTEGSLFAGTSDDQTSRIRLKQHAEFKKQLAMVNLTDEDLWVLSKLKPLISEHIETIVSRFYQNLEHESSLMEIIHENSSVDRLKKTLSIHIQEMFSGVIDEAFLEKRIRIAHVHLKIGLLPKWYLAAFQDILLSLLKIFENGLNNEDYQRAVTAATKILNIEQQIVLEAFEDEHARLRAQEENRKTELHKQIKETSGSLAALFAETTGAVQELVDKSAEIVETSRAGTKTAVSVEEKSIGGKKELEEQEQQLNQMGSSMTQIECEIKKLEEIARQIEKIFGIVTGIAEQTNLLSLNASIESARAGEHGKGFAVVANEVRKLSDDTKKTVSTVSELVNNTNAQIGIVTKHITDVNQLVNESKNKMSEINHLFDDIVSSMKTSKNHSGQIEGDLQAFLSGLEEVNGAVSQVASSVDALVELTKK, from the coding sequence GTGTTATTCAAAAAGGACAGAAAAACGGAAGGATCATTATTTGCTGGTACAAGCGATGATCAAACGAGTCGCATCAGGCTTAAACAGCACGCGGAATTTAAAAAACAGCTGGCCATGGTTAATTTAACAGATGAAGACCTTTGGGTGCTGAGCAAGCTGAAACCCTTGATTTCAGAACATATAGAGACGATCGTCAGCCGGTTCTATCAAAACCTTGAACATGAAAGCTCGCTGATGGAGATCATTCATGAAAACAGCTCTGTCGACCGCTTAAAAAAGACATTATCCATTCATATACAGGAAATGTTTTCAGGCGTGATTGACGAGGCATTTTTAGAAAAAAGAATTCGGATCGCACATGTTCATTTGAAGATCGGTCTTTTGCCAAAGTGGTATTTGGCCGCTTTCCAAGACATTCTTTTATCACTGCTCAAGATATTTGAAAACGGCTTAAACAATGAAGACTATCAACGGGCCGTCACGGCGGCGACAAAGATTCTCAACATTGAACAGCAGATCGTTCTGGAAGCCTTTGAAGATGAGCACGCGAGACTCCGCGCACAGGAAGAAAACAGAAAAACCGAACTTCACAAGCAAATCAAAGAGACCTCCGGCTCATTAGCCGCCTTATTTGCAGAAACGACAGGCGCGGTGCAGGAACTGGTCGATAAATCAGCAGAAATCGTCGAGACGTCCAGAGCGGGTACGAAGACGGCCGTATCTGTGGAGGAAAAATCGATCGGCGGCAAAAAAGAGCTCGAGGAGCAGGAACAGCAGCTGAATCAAATGGGGAGCAGCATGACCCAAATTGAGTGTGAAATCAAAAAACTGGAAGAAATCGCCCGGCAAATCGAAAAGATTTTTGGGATTGTGACAGGCATCGCCGAACAAACGAATTTGCTGTCTCTCAACGCCTCGATCGAATCGGCGAGAGCCGGGGAGCATGGCAAAGGATTCGCGGTTGTCGCAAACGAAGTCAGAAAGCTTTCCGACGACACGAAAAAAACGGTCTCAACCGTCTCCGAGCTCGTCAATAATACAAACGCCCAAATCGGCATCGTGACCAAACACATTACAGATGTGAATCAGCTTGTTAATGAAAGCAAGAATAAAATGTCAGAGATCAATCACCTGTTCGACGATATTGTCAGCAGTATGAAAACTAGCAAAAACCATAGCGGGCAAATCGAAGGCGATTTGCAGGCCTTTTTAAGCGGACTAGAGGAAGTCAATGGAGCCGTATCCCAAGTCGCTTCTTCAGTTGACGCTCTCGTTGAACTGACAAAAAAATAA
- a CDS encoding FAD-dependent oxidoreductase, producing the protein MNQEKLPDSPESFWRDSTVFPEFPCLSEDVKTDVAIIGGGMTGITTAYMLTKKGYSVVLIDADRILNGTTGHTTAKITAQHDLIYDELINHIGMPNARVYYEANLQALSYIKNLVLEQNIPCDFEEQDACIYTTEEQSAEKIKKEYEAYKKLGIDRDFIKDLPVAIDIKAGLVMKNQAQFHPLYYLKHLVENIQQAGGKIFENTAAKEIKEGDRPKVLTRSGQQIFSDYVVCCTHFPFHDKKGFYFARLEPSRSYVLAVKPKQPYPGGMYLSIDQPSRSLRSVVIGGEKMVLVGGESHKTGQGKDTIEHYQALESFAEGVLGIEDIPYRWSTQDLISLDKIPYIGPIYPKEKRILVATGFKKWGMTSSTLAAQIMTDHITNESNPYQEVFTPARFHPDPGIKKAMSYNADVAKHFVEGKLEQPIRKPEDLAPGEGAVVAIGGKRAGAYRDDYGQLHTVDTTCTHMGCEVEWNDGERTWDCPCHGSRFSISGDVIEGPAVLPLKPSESNT; encoded by the coding sequence GTGAATCAAGAAAAACTGCCGGACTCACCCGAATCGTTTTGGAGAGACAGCACAGTGTTTCCCGAATTTCCGTGCCTCTCAGAAGATGTGAAAACAGATGTCGCAATCATCGGGGGCGGGATGACCGGAATCACAACGGCTTATATGCTGACAAAAAAAGGGTATAGCGTCGTTTTGATTGATGCAGACCGCATATTGAATGGAACGACGGGACATACGACGGCGAAAATCACCGCCCAGCACGACCTGATTTATGATGAGCTGATCAACCATATCGGAATGCCGAATGCCAGGGTCTATTATGAAGCAAATCTCCAGGCGCTTTCATACATTAAAAACCTTGTGCTTGAGCAGAACATCCCCTGTGATTTTGAAGAACAAGACGCCTGCATTTATACGACGGAAGAGCAATCGGCAGAAAAAATCAAAAAAGAGTATGAGGCTTACAAAAAGCTCGGAATCGACCGCGATTTCATCAAAGACCTTCCCGTCGCCATCGATATTAAGGCCGGTCTTGTCATGAAAAATCAAGCCCAGTTTCATCCGCTTTATTACTTAAAACATCTTGTCGAGAACATCCAGCAAGCCGGGGGAAAAATTTTTGAAAACACGGCCGCCAAGGAAATCAAAGAAGGCGACCGCCCAAAAGTGCTGACCAGAAGCGGACAGCAGATCTTCAGCGACTATGTCGTGTGCTGCACGCATTTTCCGTTTCATGATAAAAAAGGCTTCTATTTTGCAAGGCTTGAGCCGAGCCGCTCCTACGTCCTGGCTGTCAAACCTAAACAACCGTACCCGGGCGGCATGTATTTAAGCATTGACCAGCCTTCCCGCTCCCTGCGTTCGGTTGTGATCGGCGGCGAGAAAATGGTTCTCGTCGGCGGCGAAAGCCATAAAACCGGCCAGGGAAAAGACACAATCGAACATTATCAGGCATTGGAATCATTTGCAGAAGGTGTTCTCGGCATCGAAGACATCCCCTACCGCTGGTCGACACAGGATTTAATCAGCCTTGATAAAATCCCTTATATCGGGCCGATTTATCCGAAGGAAAAGCGGATTCTTGTCGCAACAGGATTTAAGAAGTGGGGCATGACGTCAAGCACGCTCGCCGCGCAAATCATGACCGACCATATCACAAACGAAAGCAATCCTTATCAGGAGGTCTTTACACCTGCCCGTTTTCATCCTGATCCGGGCATAAAAAAAGCGATGTCCTACAACGCGGATGTCGCAAAGCATTTTGTTGAAGGAAAGCTCGAACAGCCGATCCGGAAGCCGGAAGACCTCGCCCCCGGAGAAGGAGCGGTCGTGGCGATCGGCGGCAAGCGGGCCGGCGCCTATCGCGATGACTACGGACAGCTTCATACGGTCGATACGACCTGCACCCACATGGGCTGCGAGGTCGAATGGAATGACGGGGAACGGACATGGGACTGCCCGTGCCACGGGTCAAGGTTTTCCATCAGCGGCGATGTCATTGAAGGACCGGCTGTTCTGCCGTTAAAGCCCTCTGAAAGCAATACCTAA
- a CDS encoding SDR family oxidoreductase encodes MSKQPKKVLPPQHQTQQPGLEYLMNPRPVFDRPKPAKKLAGKTAIITGGDSGIGRAVSVLFAKEGANVVIVYFNEHRDAEETKGYVEQEGVGCLLIAGDIGDEAFCNEVVRQAKEAFPTIDILVNNAAEQHPQKGIDKITSHQLIRTFQTNIFSMFYLTKAVLPHLKKGSSIINTTSITAYAGNERLIDYSSTKGAITSFTRSLALSLVDQGIRVNGVAPGPIWTPLIPSTFTEREVEVFGSTTPMGRPGQPVEVAPSYLFLASDDSSYMTGQVLHVNGGTIING; translated from the coding sequence TTGAGTAAACAGCCGAAAAAAGTACTGCCTCCCCAGCACCAGACCCAGCAGCCCGGGCTGGAGTATTTGATGAATCCCCGCCCTGTTTTTGACCGCCCGAAACCGGCCAAAAAACTTGCTGGGAAAACCGCGATCATTACTGGGGGAGACAGCGGAATCGGCCGGGCGGTGTCCGTTTTGTTTGCAAAGGAAGGCGCAAATGTGGTCATCGTTTATTTCAATGAGCACCGTGATGCAGAGGAAACAAAAGGCTATGTCGAACAAGAAGGTGTCGGGTGTTTACTGATTGCCGGAGACATCGGGGACGAAGCCTTTTGCAATGAGGTCGTCCGTCAGGCGAAAGAAGCGTTTCCGACGATCGATATTTTGGTCAATAATGCGGCTGAACAGCATCCGCAGAAGGGAATCGACAAAATCACAAGCCATCAGCTGATCAGGACGTTTCAAACGAATATTTTTTCGATGTTTTATTTGACAAAAGCCGTCCTGCCCCATTTGAAAAAAGGCAGCTCGATTATCAATACGACGTCTATTACGGCGTATGCCGGAAATGAAAGGCTGATCGATTATTCGTCGACAAAAGGGGCGATTACATCATTTACCCGTTCTCTCGCATTGTCGCTCGTTGATCAGGGCATCCGCGTCAACGGGGTTGCTCCGGGACCGATTTGGACGCCGCTCATTCCGTCGACATTTACCGAAAGGGAAGTCGAGGTGTTCGGTTCGACGACGCCGATGGGGCGCCCGGGACAGCCGGTTGAGGTAGCGCCGAGCTATCTGTTTTTGGCCAGTGATGATTCCTCTTACATGACCGGTCAGGTTCTTCATGTCAACGGCGGAACCATTATAAACGGATAA
- a CDS encoding IDEAL domain-containing protein: MKEKKSYAELMKSRNTQKVKELDVTIMDIYIQMVLDESLFKRRLNMLKEKIDEALDKGDEQSFLELSREYTALTLHA, translated from the coding sequence ATGAAAGAGAAAAAATCGTACGCTGAGCTCATGAAGTCCCGCAACACCCAAAAGGTAAAAGAACTTGATGTAACCATCATGGATATCTACATCCAAATGGTCCTTGATGAATCGTTGTTTAAACGTCGGTTGAACATGCTGAAAGAGAAGATCGACGAGGCATTAGACAAAGGAGACGAACAATCTTTCCTTGAACTTTCAAGAGAATATACAGCGTTGACATTACACGCATAA
- a CDS encoding competence protein ComK: MSTEDMTMDSYEVNRSTMAVLPLGEGEIPASKVLETERTFRVNMRPFQIIERSCRYFGSSYAGRKAGTYEVIKVSHKPPIMVDHSNNIFLFPTFSSTRPQCGWLSHAHVHEFCAAKYDNTCVTFVNGETLELPVSITSFENQVYRTAWLRTKFQDRIEGGAMQKKQEFMLYPKEDRNQLIYEFILRELKKRY, from the coding sequence ATGAGCACAGAGGATATGACAATGGATTCGTATGAAGTAAACCGTTCGACAATGGCCGTTCTGCCTCTGGGAGAGGGGGAAATACCCGCTTCAAAAGTACTTGAAACCGAAAGGACATTCAGGGTCAATATGAGACCTTTTCAAATCATAGAAAGAAGCTGCCGTTATTTCGGCTCAAGCTATGCCGGAAGAAAAGCCGGCACGTATGAAGTGATTAAGGTTTCCCACAAGCCGCCGATCATGGTGGACCATTCAAACAACATTTTTCTTTTTCCCACATTCTCCTCAACGAGGCCTCAGTGCGGGTGGCTTTCCCATGCACATGTTCACGAATTTTGCGCGGCGAAATATGACAATACATGCGTCACGTTTGTGAACGGGGAAACGTTGGAGCTGCCCGTGTCCATCACATCTTTCGAGAATCAGGTTTACCGAACGGCATGGCTGAGAACCAAATTTCAGGACAGGATTGAAGGCGGAGCCATGCAGAAAAAGCAGGAATTTATGCTTTATCCGAAAGAAGACCGAAACCAGCTGATCTACGAGTTCATCCTCAGAGAGCTGAAAAAGCGCTACTGA
- a CDS encoding TVP38/TMEM64 family protein, protein MVEQFFSYFTEENLADFFQSYRAFGPFVAILLPFIEALLPFLPLIVFVVANVNSFGLWQGFILTWIGASAGSIAVFLFIRHFGQQKALGFIRRHPSVKKLMIWVEKRGFGPLFLLLCFPFTPSAAVNVVAGLSRISLLPFSLAVLCGKSVMIFMVSFVGHDLKALFTQPLRTAGVMIVILILWYAGKRVEHRLNVKFSQREND, encoded by the coding sequence ATGGTGGAGCAATTTTTTAGTTATTTTACAGAAGAGAATTTAGCAGACTTTTTTCAGAGCTATCGGGCTTTTGGTCCTTTTGTTGCCATACTGCTGCCGTTCATTGAAGCGCTTCTTCCGTTTTTGCCGCTGATTGTGTTTGTGGTTGCCAATGTCAATTCGTTCGGTTTATGGCAGGGATTCATCTTGACTTGGATCGGAGCATCTGCGGGCTCGATCGCCGTTTTCCTCTTCATCCGCCATTTCGGCCAGCAAAAAGCTCTTGGATTTATCCGCAGGCATCCGTCTGTGAAAAAGCTGATGATCTGGGTGGAAAAACGGGGCTTCGGTCCTTTGTTTCTGCTGCTCTGTTTTCCGTTCACACCTTCTGCCGCGGTGAATGTTGTGGCCGGGCTTTCGAGAATCAGCCTGCTGCCCTTTTCGCTTGCGGTGCTGTGCGGAAAGTCCGTGATGATTTTTATGGTGAGCTTCGTTGGCCATGACCTGAAGGCGCTGTTTACACAGCCTTTAAGAACAGCCGGGGTCATGATCGTGATTTTGATTTTATGGTACGCCGGAAAACGGGTTGAACATCGTCTGAATGTGAAATTCAGCCAGAGAGAGAATGACTAG
- the lepB gene encoding signal peptidase I: MKKRFWVIAGVLFIIIGIQVKNAVFIEYKVEGVSMNPTFQEGNKLLINRFAHHFQTIGRFDIVLFKGPEKDIFIKRVIGLPGETLRYEDDQLYINEKKIKEPYLDDLKAVTAGGDLTGDFTLKEVTGEEKIPANHYFVLGDNRIHSNDSRHFGFVSDKDIVGIVAEKIDEK; the protein is encoded by the coding sequence TTGAAAAAACGTTTTTGGGTCATAGCCGGAGTCCTTTTCATCATCATTGGAATTCAGGTGAAAAATGCCGTCTTTATTGAGTATAAGGTCGAGGGAGTCAGCATGAACCCAACGTTTCAGGAGGGCAACAAGCTTTTGATCAACCGGTTCGCCCATCATTTTCAAACGATCGGCAGGTTTGATATCGTGCTGTTTAAAGGACCTGAAAAAGATATATTCATCAAACGGGTCATCGGACTTCCCGGAGAAACGCTCAGATATGAAGATGATCAGCTTTACATTAATGAAAAAAAGATCAAAGAGCCCTATCTGGACGACTTGAAAGCTGTTACGGCAGGCGGAGACCTGACCGGGGATTTTACGCTCAAGGAAGTGACGGGAGAGGAGAAAATTCCGGCAAACCATTACTTCGTGCTCGGAGACAACAGAATCCACAGCAATGACAGCCGCCATTTCGGCTTTGTATCAGATAAGGACATTGTCGGTATTGTCGCGGAAAAAATCGATGAGAAGTGA
- a CDS encoding S8 family serine peptidase has translation MKKIGKTALSGVLFFSFFAMTPHVQAEGRDKEKEVIVVYKNNSGKEAVMEQADSVEHVYRKLPAAAVTADEKTVRKLEHDPDVLYVENNAPVKAADATAFKAVSSGTEQNTGSFAQWNIKPIQADLAWHKGLTGKHVRTAVLDSGISPHDELSIAGGVSMVDYTASYRDDNGHGTHVAGIIGAKHNGFGIDGIAPGAELYAVKVLDKTGSGDLKSILKAIDWSIQHNIDIINMSLVVSGDSQILHDAADRAYKKGILLVAASGNDGNKTSVYYPAAYSSVIAVSATNEKNQLASFSNTGAAVEFSAPGTSIISTYVNRKYASSSGTSQAVPHVAGMFALLKQMYPASTNSELRRKMQFFTSDLGAPGRDSLFGYGLIRFKEADAQLEKAQKAVAKAEKSKKRADIDKAQNTINPLPANVDKTNLRKRLNSVENQLKKTAESKVKLAEKQKKKAHADAAQTAVNELDKGPVKTNLQKRINAVRSNLLTTARNAVARAEKTASDTKISKAQKAINELLAGNDKTKLQKRLDNVKKKAAAYTQKVKTAKAKVKTAEQRRTKKTKSAAQSAVNKLKASAEKTKLQKRLNAIKLK, from the coding sequence ATGAAAAAGATTGGAAAAACCGCGCTTTCCGGCGTATTGTTTTTTAGCTTCTTCGCGATGACACCGCATGTTCAAGCAGAAGGCCGTGACAAAGAAAAAGAGGTTATCGTCGTCTATAAAAACAACAGCGGCAAAGAAGCGGTCATGGAGCAGGCCGATTCAGTCGAACACGTTTACCGCAAGCTTCCCGCAGCAGCCGTCACCGCTGATGAAAAAACGGTGCGCAAATTGGAACATGACCCGGATGTGCTGTATGTCGAAAACAATGCTCCGGTTAAGGCTGCCGACGCTACAGCATTCAAAGCCGTTTCCAGCGGAACAGAGCAAAACACCGGCTCATTTGCGCAATGGAATATCAAGCCGATTCAAGCTGACCTTGCCTGGCACAAAGGTTTAACCGGAAAACATGTGAGAACCGCAGTTCTAGACAGCGGCATTTCACCTCATGATGAGCTGTCAATCGCCGGCGGAGTCTCAATGGTGGACTATACCGCTTCATACCGTGATGACAACGGCCATGGCACACATGTTGCCGGAATTATCGGTGCGAAGCATAACGGCTTTGGAATCGACGGCATCGCCCCCGGCGCTGAGCTGTATGCGGTAAAAGTGCTTGATAAAACCGGCTCAGGCGATCTTAAAAGCATATTAAAAGCCATCGACTGGTCGATCCAGCACAACATCGACATCATCAATATGAGCCTTGTCGTATCAGGTGACAGCCAAATTTTGCACGATGCCGCAGACCGGGCCTACAAAAAAGGCATCCTTCTTGTGGCGGCCAGCGGCAATGACGGAAACAAAACATCCGTCTATTATCCGGCGGCCTACAGCAGTGTGATTGCCGTTTCAGCTACAAATGAAAAGAATCAGCTCGCATCGTTTTCCAATACAGGTGCGGCCGTCGAGTTTTCCGCTCCGGGAACATCCATTATCAGCACATATGTAAACCGCAAATACGCGAGCTCAAGTGGAACTTCCCAAGCCGTTCCGCACGTTGCGGGCATGTTCGCTCTGTTAAAACAGATGTATCCGGCGAGTACAAATAGCGAGCTCCGCAGAAAAATGCAGTTTTTCACGAGCGATTTAGGCGCACCGGGTCGCGATTCGCTGTTTGGCTACGGGCTGATCCGTTTTAAAGAGGCGGACGCTCAATTGGAAAAAGCGCAGAAAGCCGTCGCAAAAGCGGAAAAGAGCAAGAAAAGAGCCGACATCGACAAGGCGCAAAACACGATCAATCCGCTCCCTGCGAACGTTGACAAAACCAATTTGCGCAAAAGGCTGAACAGCGTGGAAAATCAGCTCAAAAAAACGGCCGAAAGCAAAGTAAAGCTCGCTGAAAAACAGAAAAAGAAAGCCCATGCCGACGCCGCCCAAACAGCGGTCAATGAGCTCGACAAAGGGCCTGTCAAAACAAACTTGCAAAAACGGATCAATGCGGTCCGCTCAAACTTGCTTACAACCGCCCGGAATGCCGTTGCCAGAGCGGAAAAAACAGCGAGCGACACAAAGATCAGCAAAGCGCAAAAAGCGATCAATGAACTGCTTGCTGGGAATGATAAAACAAAGCTGCAAAAACGGCTGGACAACGTAAAAAAGAAAGCCGCCGCATACACACAAAAAGTGAAAACAGCAAAAGCCAAAGTCAAAACGGCTGAACAAAGAAGAACGAAAAAAACAAAATCAGCCGCACAATCAGCGGTCAACAAGCTGAAAGCATCGGCTGAAAAAACGAAACTGCAAAAACGGCTGAACGCGATTAAGCTGAAGTAA
- a CDS encoding Rap family tetratricopeptide repeat protein: MNKIAAEEVANTLNSWYRAIRRNDTEQSIRLFEEIKPMLAEMAEDQEVLIYYSLLELRHKIMLYDTRGEKIEQQEDLTNGDSAASHMTSYYYYLFSGAYEVYKKNYEEAISFYKIAEKKLANVHDQIEVAQFHDKVGKLYYYLGQNIVSLNHTRQAMEIFRCYEDHHLNLVSTYITMAGNYTEMGKYKEAEEYLTEAINTARAAGDHFKEMQLLHNFGLLYAAMDQSEKSISFLETVLADRAYAASDYYFNAVFLMIKELFKIGEHDRAVAFYEEGKERSKGMQNDIFDAKIDILYATYAGGGEKAIDDCKNCLEVLFKSKQYDSVRELSLLTANVYRQKSLYKEAAYFFLEAIKAEEEMKKVEGMS, encoded by the coding sequence ATGAACAAGATCGCCGCGGAAGAAGTCGCCAATACCCTCAACTCATGGTACCGCGCCATCAGAAGAAATGATACGGAACAGTCGATCCGCTTATTTGAAGAAATCAAACCGATGCTGGCAGAGATGGCGGAGGATCAGGAGGTTTTAATCTACTATTCCTTGCTGGAGCTGAGACATAAAATCATGCTGTATGATACGAGGGGAGAAAAGATTGAGCAGCAAGAGGATTTAACAAACGGCGACAGCGCTGCATCACATATGACTTCGTATTACTACTACCTGTTTTCGGGAGCATACGAAGTGTATAAAAAAAATTACGAAGAGGCGATCAGTTTTTACAAGATCGCTGAAAAAAAGCTTGCCAATGTCCATGATCAAATCGAAGTGGCGCAATTCCACGACAAAGTCGGAAAACTTTACTATTACCTGGGGCAGAATATCGTTTCATTAAATCATACACGGCAAGCGATGGAGATATTTAGATGTTATGAAGACCATCATTTGAATCTTGTCTCTACATATATCACGATGGCGGGCAATTATACGGAAATGGGAAAGTATAAAGAAGCGGAAGAATATTTAACCGAGGCCATCAATACGGCAAGAGCCGCCGGTGACCATTTCAAAGAAATGCAGCTTTTGCATAATTTCGGTCTTCTATATGCAGCGATGGATCAGTCAGAAAAGAGCATCAGCTTTCTGGAAACCGTATTGGCCGATCGCGCATATGCCGCTTCAGACTATTATTTCAACGCTGTATTTTTAATGATTAAGGAACTGTTTAAAATAGGGGAGCATGACCGGGCCGTCGCTTTTTACGAAGAGGGGAAGGAAAGGTCGAAAGGCATGCAGAATGATATATTTGACGCGAAAATCGATATTCTCTATGCAACCTATGCAGGAGGTGGTGAGAAGGCGATCGATGACTGCAAAAACTGTCTCGAGGTCTTATTCAAATCAAAGCAGTATGACAGTGTGCGCGAACTTTCACTCTTAACGGCCAATGTCTACAGGCAAAAGTCTCTTTATAAAGAGGCCGCCTATTTCTTTTTGGAAGCCATTAAAGCAGAAGAAGAGATGAAAAAAGTGGAGGGAATGTCATGA
- a CDS encoding LacI family DNA-binding transcriptional regulator, with protein sequence MATIKDIALQAKVSSTTVSRVLNHDQTLSVAPETRQRILDIAHQLGYKNSRKRRDEQAPAAEGGSPRIGIVVCQTQEEELNDPYFYSIRQGIESECFEKGVFITKFIQLSSIRSSQPVGDVDGLIVIGRINFAGLRQIVGEAAKVVYINHTDSEEQHDSVVVDFQKAAARAVNHLKSLGCKRIGYIGGREKEHFRISDQKTETVEIEDKRLTTFLEMAGAENADNVYIGEYTMQQGYELMKQALLAKHVPEAFFIASDSMAIGTLRALRESGIKVPEDVALVSFNGIEAAEFANPPLSTVKVHTEEMGRTGVKLLLDRISGRSLPLQVTVPSELIIRESCGSGRRD encoded by the coding sequence ATGGCAACCATTAAGGATATAGCGCTTCAAGCAAAAGTATCAAGCACAACCGTTTCCAGAGTGCTGAATCATGATCAAACACTGTCGGTAGCACCTGAAACAAGGCAGCGGATTTTGGATATTGCCCATCAGCTCGGATACAAGAACTCCAGGAAACGCCGCGATGAGCAGGCTCCAGCAGCCGAAGGAGGAAGCCCGCGGATCGGCATCGTCGTCTGCCAGACGCAGGAAGAGGAATTGAATGATCCGTATTTTTATTCGATCAGACAGGGGATTGAAAGCGAGTGTTTTGAAAAAGGAGTCTTTATTACGAAGTTCATTCAACTCAGCAGCATCCGCTCCAGCCAGCCTGTCGGCGATGTCGACGGCTTGATCGTGATCGGCAGAATCAATTTTGCCGGATTGAGGCAAATCGTCGGTGAGGCGGCAAAGGTCGTTTATATTAATCATACTGACAGTGAAGAACAGCACGACTCCGTCGTCGTCGATTTTCAGAAAGCGGCGGCCAGGGCGGTAAATCATCTGAAATCGCTCGGTTGCAAGCGGATCGGCTATATCGGCGGACGGGAGAAGGAACATTTTAGAATCAGCGATCAAAAGACAGAAACGGTTGAAATTGAAGACAAGCGGCTGACAACATTTTTGGAGATGGCGGGTGCGGAGAATGCGGACAATGTCTATATCGGAGAATATACGATGCAGCAAGGCTACGAGCTGATGAAACAGGCGCTTCTTGCAAAACATGTGCCTGAAGCTTTCTTTATCGCCAGCGATTCGATGGCGATCGGCACATTAAGAGCCTTGCGGGAATCAGGTATCAAGGTTCCGGAGGATGTCGCGCTCGTCAGCTTTAACGGCATTGAAGCAGCCGAATTTGCAAATCCGCCTCTTTCGACCGTGAAGGTCCATACGGAAGAAATGGGGCGAACCGGTGTCAAACTGCTGCTGGACCGGATCAGCGGCAGAAGTCTGCCGCTGCAAGTGACGGTCCCCTCAGAGCTCATCATCCGTGAGAGCTGCGGATCCGGCAGAAGAGATTGA